A genomic region of Streptomyces sp. R33 contains the following coding sequences:
- a CDS encoding fumarate reductase/succinate dehydrogenase flavoprotein subunit: protein MAQVDRQQWDVVVVGAGGAGLRAAIEARERGKRTAVICKSLFGKAHTVMAEGGIAASMGNVNEGDNWQVHFRDTMRGGKFLNQWRMAELHAKEAPDRVWELETWGALFDRTPDGKISQRNFGGHEYPRLAHVGDRTGLELIRTLQQKIVQLQQEDFKESGDYEARLKVFQECTVTRVLKDGQRVSGAFCYERESGRFFVLEAPAVVLATGGIGKSFKTTSNSWEYTGDGHALALLAGAPLLNMEFVQFHPTGMVWPPSVKGILVTESVRGDGGVLRNSEGKRFMFDYVPDVFKEKYAESEEEGDRWYEDPDHNRRPPELLPRDEVARAINSEVKAGRGSPHGGVFLDVSTRMPAEKIKRRLPSMYHQFKELADVDITAEPMEVGPTCHYVMGGIAVDSDTAATVGVPGLFAAGEVAGGMHGSNRLGGNSLSDLLVFGRRAGLHAAEYATGLAGALPAVSQAEIDAAAAEALAPFHAAEGAENPYTLHQELQTTMNDLVGIIRREGEMAEALQKLAGLRVRAARAGVEGHRQFNPGWHLALDLRNMLLVSECVARAALERTESRGGHTREDCPSMERDWRPVNLLCRPVDPAPEDPAADRISLVRTRTEPIRPDLLALFEKEELVKYLAEEELYE from the coding sequence ATGGCTCAAGTCGACCGGCAGCAGTGGGACGTGGTCGTGGTCGGTGCGGGCGGTGCCGGGCTGCGGGCCGCGATCGAGGCGCGCGAGCGGGGCAAGCGTACGGCCGTGATCTGCAAGTCCCTGTTCGGCAAGGCCCATACGGTGATGGCGGAGGGCGGGATCGCCGCCTCCATGGGCAACGTCAACGAGGGCGACAACTGGCAGGTGCACTTCCGCGACACCATGCGCGGGGGCAAGTTCCTGAACCAGTGGCGGATGGCGGAACTCCACGCGAAGGAGGCCCCCGACCGGGTCTGGGAGCTGGAGACCTGGGGCGCGCTCTTCGACCGCACCCCGGACGGGAAGATCTCCCAGCGCAACTTCGGCGGGCACGAGTACCCGCGCCTCGCGCACGTGGGCGACCGGACAGGCCTGGAGCTGATCCGCACCCTCCAGCAGAAGATCGTCCAGCTCCAGCAGGAGGACTTCAAGGAGTCCGGGGACTACGAGGCCCGGCTCAAGGTCTTCCAGGAGTGCACGGTCACCCGGGTGCTGAAGGACGGGCAGAGGGTCTCGGGGGCCTTCTGCTACGAGCGCGAGTCCGGCCGGTTCTTCGTCCTGGAGGCCCCGGCGGTGGTCCTGGCCACGGGTGGGATCGGCAAGTCCTTCAAGACGACGTCCAACTCCTGGGAGTACACCGGCGACGGCCACGCGCTGGCGCTGCTCGCGGGCGCGCCCCTGCTGAACATGGAGTTCGTGCAGTTCCACCCGACCGGCATGGTCTGGCCGCCCTCGGTCAAGGGCATCCTCGTCACCGAGTCGGTGCGCGGCGACGGCGGGGTGCTGCGCAACAGCGAGGGCAAGCGGTTCATGTTCGACTACGTCCCGGACGTCTTCAAGGAGAAGTACGCGGAGTCCGAGGAAGAGGGCGACCGCTGGTACGAGGACCCGGACCACAACCGGCGTCCCCCCGAGCTGCTCCCCCGCGACGAGGTGGCCCGGGCCATCAACTCCGAGGTCAAGGCGGGCCGCGGCTCCCCGCACGGCGGGGTCTTCCTCGACGTGTCCACGCGAATGCCGGCCGAGAAGATCAAACGGCGGCTGCCCTCCATGTACCACCAGTTCAAGGAGCTGGCGGACGTGGACATCACCGCCGAGCCGATGGAGGTCGGCCCGACCTGCCACTACGTGATGGGCGGGATCGCGGTCGACTCCGACACCGCGGCCACCGTCGGGGTCCCGGGCCTGTTCGCGGCGGGCGAGGTCGCGGGCGGCATGCACGGCTCGAACCGGCTCGGCGGGAACTCCCTGTCCGACCTGCTGGTGTTCGGCCGGCGGGCCGGGCTGCACGCGGCCGAGTACGCCACGGGCCTCGCCGGAGCGCTGCCCGCGGTCTCCCAGGCGGAGATCGACGCGGCCGCCGCGGAGGCGCTGGCCCCGTTCCACGCCGCCGAGGGCGCGGAGAACCCGTACACGCTCCACCAGGAACTCCAGACGACCATGAACGACCTGGTCGGGATCATCCGCCGCGAGGGCGAGATGGCCGAGGCCCTGCAGAAGCTGGCGGGCCTGCGGGTACGGGCGGCCCGGGCCGGGGTCGAGGGGCACCGGCAGTTCAACCCGGGCTGGCACCTCGCCCTGGACCTGCGGAACATGCTGCTGGTCAGCGAGTGCGTGGCCCGCGCGGCCCTGGAACGCACCGAGAGCCGCGGCGGGCACACCCGGGAGGACTGCCCGTCGATGGAGCGCGACTGGCGCCCGGTGAACCTGCTGTGCCGTCCGGTCGACCCGGCGCCCGAGGACCCGGCCGCCGACCGGATCTCCCTCGTCCGGACCCGGACCGAACCCATCCGCCCCGACCTGCTCGCGCTCTTCGAGAAGGAAGAGCTGGTCAAGTACCTCGCCGAAGAGGAGCTCTACGAATGA
- a CDS encoding tetratricopeptide repeat protein codes for MRAEAHLLTGRGLLSQSLGHHDVALRHFRQAAEPARRCDARTPELRALTGLAESSLRLGRHGEAGEHAQTARALATASGYRLFEARSFALLAELGLARGGFERAARRANRALDIQTEAGHRIGRAETLLVLGHALRQAGDEGGTPRAWAQALEVYESLGAGRRHEGRALRGR; via the coding sequence CTGCGCGCCGAGGCCCACCTGCTCACGGGCCGGGGCCTGCTCTCGCAAAGCCTGGGCCATCACGACGTCGCCCTGCGGCACTTCCGGCAGGCGGCCGAGCCGGCCCGCCGGTGCGATGCCCGCACACCGGAGCTGCGGGCCCTGACCGGGCTGGCCGAGAGCAGCCTGCGGCTGGGCCGGCACGGCGAGGCCGGGGAGCACGCGCAGACCGCCCGGGCCCTGGCCACCGCGAGCGGGTACCGCCTCTTCGAGGCGCGGTCCTTCGCACTGCTGGCGGAACTGGGCCTGGCGCGAGGCGGGTTCGAGAGGGCCGCCCGCCGTGCGAACCGGGCCCTCGACATCCAGACGGAGGCCGGGCACCGGATCGGACGGGCCGAGACCCTCCTGGTCCTCGGCCACGCCCTGCGGCAGGCGGGCGACGAGGGGGGAACCCCCCGGGCCTGGGCGCAGGCCCTCGAGGTGTACGAGTCCCTCGGCGCGGGCCGCCGGCACGAGGGCCGGGCCCTGAGGGGCCGTTGA
- the typA gene encoding translational GTPase TypA, with product MPTRHDIRNVAIVAHVDHGKTTIVDAMLKQAGAFAAHQHLDDRMMDSNDLEREKGITILAKNTAVKYHPKDGGAPITINIIDTPGHADFGGEVERGLSMVDAVVLLVDASEGPLPQTRFVLRKALQAKMPVILCINKTDRPDSRIDDVVNETYDLFLDLDATEEQIEFPIVYACGRDGIASLTKPEDGTVPADSDSLEPFFSTILEHVPAPVYDEEAPLQAHVTNLDADNFLGRIALLRVEQGELRKGQTVAWIKRDGSMSNVRITELMMTEALTRKPAEVAGPGDICAVAGIPDIMIGETLADPENPIALPLISVDEPAISMTIGTNTSPLVGRGGTGKGADAKSAVKDRKVTARQVKDRLDRELVGNVSLRVLDTERPDAWEVQGRGELALAILVEQMRREGFELTIGKPQVVTQEIDGKVHEPVERMTIDVPEEHMGAVTQLMGIRKGRMDNMSNHGSGWVRMEFVVPSRGLIGFRTEFLTNTRGTGIAHSIHEGHEPWFGPLVTRNNGSLVADRAGAVTPFAMINLQERGVLFTDPGTEVYEGMIVGENSRSDDMDVNITKEKKLTNMRAASADNTENVVPPRKLSLEQSLEFCRDDECVEVTPEAVRIRKVVLDQKERSRTASRAKSGK from the coding sequence GTGCCCACGCGCCACGACATCCGTAACGTCGCCATCGTCGCCCACGTCGACCATGGCAAGACGACCATCGTCGATGCCATGCTCAAGCAGGCCGGTGCCTTCGCCGCCCACCAGCACCTCGACGACCGCATGATGGACTCGAACGACCTGGAGCGTGAGAAGGGCATCACGATCCTCGCCAAGAACACGGCGGTGAAGTATCACCCCAAGGACGGCGGGGCCCCGATCACGATCAACATCATCGACACCCCCGGCCACGCCGACTTCGGTGGTGAGGTCGAGCGCGGTCTGTCGATGGTGGACGCCGTCGTTCTGCTGGTGGACGCCTCCGAGGGTCCGCTGCCCCAGACCCGCTTCGTCCTGCGCAAGGCCCTGCAGGCGAAGATGCCGGTCATCCTCTGCATCAACAAGACGGACCGCCCGGACTCCCGGATCGACGACGTCGTCAACGAGACGTACGACCTCTTCCTGGACCTGGACGCGACCGAGGAGCAGATCGAGTTCCCGATCGTCTACGCCTGCGGCCGTGACGGCATCGCCTCGCTGACCAAGCCCGAGGACGGCACCGTCCCCGCGGACAGCGACAGCCTGGAGCCGTTCTTCTCCACCATCCTGGAGCACGTCCCCGCCCCGGTGTACGACGAGGAGGCCCCCCTCCAGGCCCACGTCACCAACCTGGACGCCGACAACTTCCTCGGCCGCATCGCGCTGCTCCGCGTCGAGCAGGGCGAGCTGCGCAAGGGCCAGACCGTCGCGTGGATCAAGCGTGACGGCAGCATGTCGAACGTCCGCATCACCGAGCTGATGATGACCGAGGCGCTCACCCGCAAGCCGGCCGAGGTGGCGGGCCCGGGTGACATCTGCGCGGTCGCCGGTATCCCCGACATCATGATCGGCGAGACCCTGGCCGACCCGGAGAACCCGATCGCGCTGCCGCTGATCTCGGTCGACGAGCCGGCGATCTCCATGACCATCGGCACGAACACCTCGCCGCTGGTCGGCCGCGGCGGCACGGGCAAGGGCGCGGACGCGAAGTCCGCGGTCAAGGACCGCAAGGTCACCGCCCGCCAGGTCAAGGACCGCCTCGACCGCGAGCTGGTCGGCAACGTCTCGCTCCGCGTCCTCGACACCGAGCGCCCGGACGCCTGGGAGGTCCAGGGCCGTGGTGAGCTCGCGCTCGCCATCCTGGTCGAGCAGATGCGCCGCGAGGGCTTCGAGCTGACCATCGGCAAGCCGCAGGTCGTCACCCAGGAGATCGACGGCAAGGTCCACGAGCCGGTCGAGCGCATGACGATCGACGTGCCCGAGGAGCACATGGGCGCCGTCACGCAGCTCATGGGCATCCGCAAGGGCCGCATGGACAACATGTCGAACCACGGCTCCGGCTGGGTCCGCATGGAGTTCGTCGTCCCGTCGCGCGGCCTCATCGGCTTCCGCACGGAGTTCCTGACCAACACCCGCGGTACGGGCATCGCCCACTCGATCCACGAGGGCCACGAGCCGTGGTTCGGCCCGCTGGTCACCCGCAACAACGGTTCGCTGGTCGCGGACCGCGCCGGTGCGGTCACGCCGTTCGCGATGATCAACCTGCAGGAGCGCGGCGTCCTGTTCACCGACCCCGGCACCGAGGTGTACGAGGGCATGATCGTCGGCGAGAACTCGCGCTCCGACGACATGGACGTGAACATCACCAAGGAGAAGAAGCTCACCAACATGCGTGCGGCTTCCGCGGACAACACGGAGAACGTGGTTCCGCCGCGCAAGCTCTCCCTGGAGCAGTCCCTGGAGTTCTGCCGCGACGACGAGTGCGTCGAGGTGACCCCGGAGGCCGTCCGCATCCGCAAGGTCGTCCTGGACCAGAAGGAGCGCTCGCGCACCGCGTCGCGCGCCAAGTCCGGCAAGTAA
- a CDS encoding ABC transporter permease, translating to MRDTTTVEDSMTDTQLAGATSAGAAVKDGGKKKKDREASLWSDALSDLRRNPVFLIGAFLVVCMLVISAFPQWFTDGSPFDATACKLQDSLKKPSGDHWFGYDIQGCDVYTRTVWAARNSVIVGIVTTTLVVVVGGALGLLAGWAGGMLDSFLSRFTEIFFAIPLLLGGMLIMSALPGNAWTVSLVLAILGWPQIFRIMRSSVLQNKNNDYVVAARALGAGTLRITLRHILPNAIAPVIVVGAISLGVYISAEAALSYLGIGVQPPEISWGLMVSDASVRWLQAPHVLLFPAAALSVTVLAFIMVGDAVRDALDPKLR from the coding sequence ATGCGTGACACAACTACGGTGGAGGACTCGATGACCGACACCCAGCTCGCCGGAGCCACCTCCGCCGGCGCCGCGGTCAAGGACGGCGGAAAGAAGAAGAAGGACCGCGAGGCCAGCCTCTGGTCCGACGCCCTGAGCGACCTGCGCCGCAACCCGGTCTTCCTGATCGGTGCGTTCCTCGTCGTCTGCATGCTGGTCATCTCCGCGTTCCCGCAGTGGTTCACCGACGGCAGCCCCTTCGACGCCACGGCCTGCAAGCTCCAGGACTCGCTCAAGAAGCCGAGCGGGGACCACTGGTTCGGCTACGACATCCAGGGCTGCGACGTCTACACCCGTACGGTGTGGGCCGCCCGCAACTCGGTGATCGTCGGCATCGTCACCACCACGCTGGTGGTCGTCGTCGGCGGTGCCCTCGGCCTGCTGGCCGGCTGGGCCGGCGGCATGCTGGACAGCTTCCTGTCCCGCTTCACCGAGATCTTCTTCGCGATCCCGCTCCTCCTCGGCGGCATGCTGATCATGTCCGCCCTGCCGGGCAACGCCTGGACGGTCTCCCTGGTGCTCGCGATCCTCGGCTGGCCGCAGATCTTCCGCATCATGCGTTCCTCGGTGCTGCAGAACAAGAACAACGACTACGTGGTCGCCGCCCGCGCCCTCGGCGCCGGCACCCTGCGCATCACGCTCCGGCACATCCTGCCGAACGCCATCGCCCCGGTCATCGTGGTCGGTGCGATCAGCCTGGGTGTGTACATCTCCGCCGAGGCCGCCCTGTCGTACCTCGGCATCGGCGTCCAGCCCCCGGAGATCTCCTGGGGCCTCATGGTCAGCGACGCCTCCGTCCGCTGGCTGCAGGCCCCGCACGTGCTCCTCTTCCCGGCCGCCGCGCTGAGCGTCACCGTGCTCGCGTTCATCATGGTCGGCGACGCGGTGCGCGACGCCCTCGACCCGAAGCTGCGCTGA
- a CDS encoding ABC transporter substrate-binding protein translates to MRGATSAKWVAGAVIVAMAATACSTSKDSNAGKSGGNITVVLGEPQHGLVGQNTAESEGAEVLNALFVGLVDYDNKTNEPKLAVAESIDTTDSKTWTIKIKDGFTFHNGEKVDAASFVRAWNWGANQDNAAEGLPFFSKIEGSDELAPGKDKKPTAKELKGLKVVDEKTFTVTLKDPFSQFKTMLGYNAFYPLPKAFEADPKKFGEAPIGNGPFQMDGAWEHNKQIKIKKYDKYPAEGRAKLDGVTFKIYDNLDTAYNDLRADTIQIVDKLPISAMATVSQEFGDRYIYKPESGVGYIGLPLEQNPEAFGKVEIRKAISMAIDRDAITKTIFNGTRKPADDFISPIIPGYRKGALGEVGTYNPTKAKELYTQAGGVPGNKIELGYNADGGHKEWIEAVANQLKANLGIEVTAKPYAKFGDMLDDLGASKYKGAFRMAWSMDYPAAENYLRPIFSKVAIENGSNYGHYVNEAFETKLAEADKATDAAQGLKLYQEADDIIIKDLPYIPVFTYMSSSAYSKTVKNVEVDAQGRMDLANVELN, encoded by the coding sequence ATGCGCGGAGCAACGAGCGCCAAGTGGGTCGCGGGTGCCGTCATCGTGGCGATGGCCGCCACCGCATGCAGCACCAGCAAGGACTCGAACGCCGGTAAGTCCGGCGGAAACATCACCGTGGTGCTCGGCGAGCCGCAGCACGGCCTGGTGGGTCAGAACACCGCAGAGTCCGAGGGCGCCGAGGTTCTCAACGCCCTCTTCGTCGGCCTCGTGGACTACGACAACAAGACCAACGAGCCGAAGCTCGCGGTCGCGGAGTCCATCGACACCACGGACTCGAAGACCTGGACGATCAAGATCAAGGACGGCTTCACCTTCCACAACGGCGAGAAGGTCGACGCTGCGTCCTTCGTCCGTGCCTGGAACTGGGGCGCCAACCAGGACAACGCGGCCGAGGGCCTGCCGTTCTTCTCGAAGATCGAGGGCTCCGACGAGCTCGCGCCGGGCAAGGACAAGAAGCCCACGGCCAAGGAGCTCAAGGGCCTGAAGGTCGTCGACGAGAAGACCTTCACCGTCACCCTGAAGGACCCGTTCTCCCAGTTCAAGACCATGCTGGGCTACAACGCCTTCTACCCGCTGCCCAAGGCGTTCGAGGCCGACCCGAAGAAGTTCGGCGAGGCTCCGATCGGCAACGGTCCGTTCCAGATGGACGGCGCCTGGGAGCACAACAAGCAGATCAAGATCAAGAAGTACGACAAGTACCCGGCCGAGGGTCGCGCCAAGCTCGACGGCGTCACCTTCAAGATCTACGACAACCTGGACACGGCGTACAACGACCTGCGCGCCGACACCATCCAGATCGTCGACAAGCTCCCGATCTCGGCGATGGCCACCGTCTCCCAGGAGTTCGGCGACCGCTACATCTACAAGCCCGAGTCCGGCGTCGGCTACATCGGTCTCCCGCTGGAGCAGAACCCCGAGGCGTTCGGCAAGGTGGAGATCCGCAAGGCCATCTCCATGGCCATCGACCGGGACGCCATCACGAAGACCATCTTCAACGGCACCCGCAAGCCGGCCGACGACTTCATCAGCCCGATCATCCCGGGCTACCGCAAGGGCGCGCTGGGCGAGGTCGGGACCTACAACCCGACCAAGGCCAAGGAGCTCTACACCCAGGCGGGCGGTGTTCCGGGCAACAAGATCGAGCTCGGCTACAACGCCGACGGCGGCCACAAGGAGTGGATCGAGGCCGTCGCCAACCAGCTGAAGGCGAACCTCGGCATCGAGGTCACCGCCAAGCCGTACGCCAAGTTCGGCGACATGCTGGACGACCTGGGCGCCTCGAAGTACAAGGGTGCCTTCCGCATGGCCTGGTCGATGGACTACCCGGCCGCGGAGAACTACCTCCGTCCGATCTTCTCGAAGGTCGCGATCGAGAACGGCTCCAACTACGGCCACTACGTGAACGAGGCGTTCGAGACCAAGCTCGCCGAGGCGGACAAGGCCACCGACGCCGCTCAGGGCCTGAAGCTGTACCAGGAAGCCGATGACATCATCATCAAGGACCTGCCGTACATCCCGGTCTTCACGTACATGTCTTCTTCGGCCTACTCCAAGACCGTGAAGAACGTCGAGGTCGACGCCCAGGGCCGCATGGACCTGGCGAACGTCGAGCTCAACTAA
- a CDS encoding ABC transporter family substrate-binding protein — protein sequence MSQRRRRSLALLTSGVLALPLLAGCGAGDDEGGPVAAGQDIAATARDKVADGGVLRWAVDSLPDTLNTFQADADATTNRIAGAVLPQLFTLDDKGRPVANPDFLEKAEVVEREPKQVVLYKLNQQAVWSDGREIGAADFVAQWRALNGKDSAYWTARNAGYDRIEKIERGKTDLEVKVTFAKPYTDWRSLFSPLYPKQVTGTPDAFNEGARGTLKVTAGPFNLGAIDKKTGTAALTRNARWWGRPAKLDTLVLTAVPRAQRPAALAAGKVDLAEIDRAGADRIALARRDAERTPGSGGAPAHGPGASVTPAEATLSWALAYGADDEGKATTERENRAQNAEAAKKYADEQSALRTFTVRKSLEPAYTQLALNGAAGPLADERVRRAVARALDRKELAEIVLKPLGLPAKPVGSHVALAGQRAYADNSEALGGKDIHAAEALLADAGWRRGGKITEPAGAKAGSENAEDDAKTPSGPGTGNDGLYIVGETDERNGESLERGLPAVRSAIRTDTDTSAQGDQGSGPLAQGSRGERLSPVLDPAGLADGQRAALLAQAEALGADAPDTADAADPAASADSADAKSGPARDGAAPEPGKAGTSASPAPAPVKQTRTSGNMLAKDGKALSLRFVLPSGPGSEALRTVGERIAQMLQKVGVHTELTKVADESFFKDHVASGQYDLALYSWPATAYPATDARPIFAKPEPAADGSLLVEQNYTRVGTDHIDQLFDQALGELDEEASRELMRKADARIWAAAGSIPLYQRPELVAVKPNLVNAGAFGLGTPRFQDIGWKKAQGAKEKQEKKK from the coding sequence ATGTCCCAGAGAAGGCGCAGGTCCTTGGCGCTCCTGACCTCGGGAGTCCTCGCACTGCCGCTGCTCGCGGGCTGCGGCGCTGGTGACGACGAGGGCGGTCCCGTGGCCGCCGGCCAGGACATCGCGGCCACGGCCCGCGACAAGGTCGCCGACGGCGGCGTGCTGCGCTGGGCGGTGGACAGCCTCCCGGACACCCTGAACACCTTCCAGGCCGATGCGGACGCCACCACCAACCGGATCGCCGGGGCGGTGCTGCCCCAGCTGTTCACGCTGGACGACAAGGGGCGGCCGGTGGCCAACCCGGACTTCCTCGAGAAGGCCGAGGTCGTCGAGCGCGAGCCCAAGCAGGTCGTGCTGTACAAGCTGAACCAGCAGGCGGTGTGGAGCGACGGCCGCGAGATCGGCGCCGCCGACTTCGTGGCGCAGTGGCGGGCCCTGAACGGCAAGGACTCCGCGTACTGGACGGCCCGCAACGCCGGCTACGACCGGATCGAGAAGATCGAGCGCGGCAAGACCGACCTCGAGGTCAAGGTCACCTTCGCCAAGCCGTACACCGACTGGCGCTCCCTGTTCTCCCCGCTCTACCCCAAGCAGGTCACCGGCACCCCCGATGCCTTCAACGAGGGCGCCCGCGGCACCCTCAAGGTCACCGCCGGCCCCTTCAACCTCGGGGCGATCGACAAGAAGACCGGCACCGCCGCGCTGACCCGCAACGCCCGCTGGTGGGGCCGGCCGGCCAAGCTGGACACGCTGGTCCTGACCGCCGTCCCGCGGGCCCAGCGCCCGGCCGCGCTGGCCGCCGGCAAGGTCGACCTGGCGGAGATCGACCGTGCGGGCGCCGACCGGATCGCGCTGGCCCGCCGGGACGCGGAGCGCACCCCGGGCTCGGGCGGGGCCCCGGCGCACGGACCGGGCGCCTCGGTGACCCCGGCCGAGGCCACGCTGTCGTGGGCGCTCGCGTACGGCGCCGACGACGAGGGCAAGGCGACGACGGAGCGGGAGAACCGCGCGCAGAACGCCGAGGCGGCGAAGAAGTACGCCGACGAGCAGTCGGCCCTGCGCACCTTCACGGTCCGCAAGTCCCTGGAGCCGGCCTACACCCAGCTCGCCCTGAACGGGGCCGCCGGCCCGCTGGCCGACGAGCGGGTCCGGCGGGCCGTGGCCAGGGCACTGGACCGCAAGGAGTTGGCCGAGATCGTACTGAAGCCCCTGGGCCTGCCGGCGAAGCCGGTCGGCAGCCACGTGGCGCTGGCCGGGCAGCGGGCGTACGCGGACAACAGCGAAGCGCTCGGCGGCAAGGACATCCACGCGGCCGAGGCCCTCCTCGCGGACGCGGGCTGGCGCCGCGGCGGCAAGATCACCGAACCGGCGGGCGCGAAGGCCGGCTCCGAGAACGCGGAGGACGACGCGAAGACCCCGTCGGGTCCGGGCACCGGCAACGACGGCCTCTACATCGTGGGCGAGACCGACGAGCGCAACGGCGAGAGCCTGGAGCGGGGGCTCCCGGCGGTCAGGTCCGCGATCAGGACGGACACGGACACGTCCGCGCAGGGCGACCAGGGCTCCGGCCCCCTCGCCCAGGGCTCCCGGGGCGAGCGCCTCTCCCCGGTACTGGACCCGGCCGGGCTGGCGGACGGGCAGCGGGCCGCCCTCCTCGCCCAGGCCGAGGCCCTCGGTGCCGACGCCCCCGACACGGCGGACGCGGCGGACCCGGCGGCCTCCGCCGACTCCGCCGACGCCAAGAGCGGCCCCGCCCGCGACGGCGCCGCCCCCGAGCCCGGCAAGGCCGGGACCAGCGCCAGCCCGGCGCCGGCCCCGGTCAAGCAGACCCGTACCTCCGGAAACATGCTGGCCAAGGACGGCAAGGCGCTCTCGCTGCGCTTCGTCCTCCCGTCCGGCCCCGGCTCGGAGGCCCTGCGCACGGTCGGCGAGCGGATCGCCCAGATGCTGCAGAAGGTCGGCGTGCACACCGAGCTGACCAAGGTGGCCGACGAGAGCTTCTTCAAGGACCACGTCGCCTCGGGCCAGTACGACCTGGCGCTCTACTCCTGGCCCGCGACGGCCTACCCGGCCACCGACGCCCGCCCCATCTTCGCCAAGCCGGAGCCGGCCGCCGACGGCTCGCTCCTCGTCGAACAGAACTACACCCGGGTCGGCACCGACCACATCGACCAGTTGTTCGACCAGGCGCTCGGCGAGCTCGACGAGGAGGCCTCGCGCGAGCTGATGCGCAAGGCCGACGCCCGGATCTGGGCCGCCGCCGGCTCCATCCCGCTGTACCAGCGCCCCGAGCTGGTGGCCGTCAAGCCGAACCTGGTCAATGCCGGCGCCTTCGGCCTCGGAACCCCCCGTTTCCAGGACATCGGCTGGAAGAAGGCTCAAGGCGCCAAGGAAAAGCAGGAGAAGAAGAAGTGA
- a CDS encoding BTAD domain-containing putative transcriptional regulator has protein sequence MALDRDEPRRPRPGQPAARLRTLYDGSIEGGPAADPTYQRTRARLVRELGLEPGPELRALHRRVLADDPSLLDPRPRRTVSAGAADGTAAPSRQHALPAQLPASTAVFTGRTDALRRLDTLLPAGDDDGGAGSRPARRGPVPHDRLPAGRGDHAGQPGGDPARARPPRRGRGPACGGP, from the coding sequence CTGGCTCTGGACCGAGATGAGCCCCGCCGACCGCGTCCCGGGCAGCCGGCGGCGCGGCTGCGCACGCTGTACGACGGCAGCATCGAAGGCGGCCCGGCCGCGGACCCCACGTACCAGCGCACGCGGGCGCGGCTGGTCCGCGAACTCGGTCTGGAGCCCGGCCCGGAGCTGCGCGCGCTCCACCGCCGGGTGCTGGCCGACGACCCCTCGCTCCTCGACCCCCGGCCCCGCCGGACGGTGTCGGCGGGGGCGGCCGACGGGACGGCGGCCCCCTCGCGGCAGCATGCCCTGCCCGCCCAGCTGCCCGCTTCCACCGCGGTGTTCACCGGCCGGACCGATGCGCTCCGGCGCCTCGACACGCTGCTGCCGGCCGGTGACGACGACGGAGGCGCCGGCTCACGGCCTGCGCGGCGCGGACCTGTGCCGCACGACCGGCTTCCGGCTGGGCGAGGCGATCACGCTGGGCAACCTGGGGGCGATCCTGCACGAGCTCGGCCGCCTCGCCGAGGCCGAGGGCCGGCTTGTGGAGGCCCGTGA
- a CDS encoding ABC transporter permease, with protein MGRYLIRRLIQAIPVLIGATFLIYALTFAMPGADPIQLLAGEKKADPLVTAMLRAKYHLDDPFLLQYWNYITGVFQGDLGETLTGRKVLDLFSEAFPYTVNLALVAFVIEAVVGVLAGVMAALRRGKFLDQLVLISTLMVISIPVFVTGFVLQLTLGVQLKNNWGIDFFPVSFNENDGIRAYLLPAFVLASTSLAYVARLTRTSLMETMRADYVRTATAKGLPRRRVVVNHALRNALIPIVTFLGADLGSLMGGAVITERIFNIHGVGGLLAQSVYLKQGAVVVGGVTILVLVYLIGNLLVDLLYAVLDPRIRYA; from the coding sequence ATGGGCCGCTACCTCATCCGCCGACTCATACAGGCGATCCCTGTACTGATCGGTGCCACGTTCCTGATCTACGCGCTGACGTTCGCTATGCCGGGCGCTGACCCGATCCAGCTGCTCGCCGGCGAGAAGAAGGCAGACCCGCTCGTCACGGCGATGCTGCGTGCCAAGTACCACCTCGACGACCCGTTCCTGCTGCAGTACTGGAACTACATCACCGGTGTGTTCCAGGGCGACCTCGGTGAGACCCTCACCGGCCGCAAGGTCCTCGACCTGTTCTCCGAGGCGTTCCCCTACACGGTGAACCTGGCCCTCGTCGCGTTCGTCATCGAGGCCGTCGTCGGCGTGCTGGCCGGTGTCATGGCCGCCCTGCGCCGCGGCAAGTTCCTCGACCAGCTGGTGCTCATCTCCACGCTGATGGTCATCTCCATCCCCGTCTTCGTCACCGGCTTCGTGCTGCAGCTGACGCTCGGCGTGCAGCTGAAGAACAACTGGGGCATCGACTTCTTCCCCGTCTCCTTCAACGAGAACGACGGGATCCGCGCCTACCTCCTGCCGGCGTTCGTCCTGGCCTCCACGTCCCTCGCGTACGTGGCCCGCCTGACGCGCACCAGCCTGATGGAGACGATGCGCGCCGACTACGTCCGCACCGCGACCGCGAAGGGCCTGCCCCGCCGCCGCGTCGTCGTGAACCACGCGCTGCGCAACGCCCTCATCCCGATCGTCACCTTCCTGGGCGCCGACCTCGGCTCCCTCATGGGTGGTGCGGTCATCACCGAGCGGATCTTCAACATCCACGGAGTCGGCGGCCTGCTCGCCCAGTCCGTGTACCTCAAGCAGGGTGCGGTCGTGGTCGGCGGTGTGACGATCCTCGTCCTCGTCTACCTGATCGGCAACCTGCTCGTGGACCTGCTCTACGCCGTGCTCGACCCGAGGATCCGCTATGCGTGA